From a single Brassica oleracea var. oleracea cultivar TO1000 chromosome C5, BOL, whole genome shotgun sequence genomic region:
- the LOC106343830 gene encoding ER lumen protein-retaining receptor A-like — protein sequence MNIFRFAGDMTHLMSILILLLKIYATKSCAGISLKTQELYALVFLTRYLDLFTDYVSLYNSVMKVVFIASSLAIVWCMRRHPLVRKSYDKDLDTFRHQYVVLACFVLALLLHEIFTFQEVFWAFSIYLEAVAILPQLVMLQRSGNVDNLTGQYVLFLGAYRGLYIINWIYRYFTEDHFTRWIACVSGLVQTALYADFFYYYYLSWKTNTKLKLPA from the exons ATGAATATCTTTAGATTCGCCGGCGATATGACTCACTTGATGAGTATCTTAATCCTTCTCCTCAAAATCTACGCGACGAAATCCTGCGCCG GAATCTCTCTGAAGACGCAGGAGCTATATGCGCTTGTGTTCTTGACTCGGTACTTGGATCTGTTCACGGATTACGTGTCTCTCTACAACAGCGTGATGAAGGTTGTCTTCATTGCTAGCTCGCTGGCTATCGTTTGGTGTATGCGTAGGCATCCACTTGTCCGGAAGTCGTACGATAAGGACCTTGATACATTTCGTCATCAGTACGTTGTGTTAGCATGTTTTGTGTTGGCGCTTCTCCTGCATGAGATATTCACATTCCAAGAG GTGTTCTGGGCCTTTTCAATATACTTGGAGGCAGTTGCTATCCTTCCCCAGTTGGTTATGCTACAGAGAAGTGGGAATGTGGACAATTTGACTGGACAATATGTTCTCTTTCTTGG GGCGTATCGTGGATTATATATCATCAACTGGATCTATCGATATTTCACAGAAGATCATTTCACTAGATGGATCG CTTGTGTGTCCGGTCTTGTCCAAACTGCTCTCTATGCGGATTTCTTCTACTACTACTACTTGAG CTGGAAAACCAATACTAAACTGAAGCTTCCGGCTTGA
- the LOC106343829 gene encoding WD repeat-containing protein 74-like isoform X2, producing the protein MPRVISNETLGCPPIRTLTFDSLGLIKVTEARGKERGTPTVVNTWGEMNASRCVLAASMDDRLNNPLLAVARKDGNVEVLNPCNGDLHFAYSVFGDNEISGLHLFRKQKEDQTEKSCTLLTCTRKGDVSLRTVQFPDARADSSDDAAPKTWKACGSGELLVGKVDGTENFGLFGGKRVEVNIWDLEQCTKIWSAKSPPKDNLGIFTPTWFTCAAFMSNEDHRKFVTGTKSHQVRLYDVSAQRRPVMSFDFHETAITAITEDPDGHTVYVGNASADLAAFDIRTGKLLGSFLGKCSGSIRSVVRHPHHQVIASCGLDRYLRVYDVKTRQLISAVFLKQHLTGLVFDSGFSGEEIAVANTVVEAETEETMEQEGQEEENGDETEEAPVKRKKSKKEKRSREKVSEGEEIDKLRSKKTSFLSFFPKTLLLYLLF; encoded by the exons ATGCCTCGAGTCATCTCCAACGAGACCCTCGGCTGCCCTCCGATCCGTACTTTAACCTTTGATTCTCTCGGCTTAATCAAAG TGACTGAAGCTCGAGGTAAAGAGAGAGGCACCCCGACTGTAGTCAACACATGGGGGGAGATGAATGCTTCCAGATGCGTTCTTGCCGCTTCCATGGATGACCGTCTAAACAACCCG CTTTTGGCTGTGGCGAGAAAAGATGGCAAC GTTGAGGTTCTTAATCCTTGTAATGGTGATCTTCACTTTGCATACTCTGTGTTTGGTGATAACGAAATCTCCGGCCTGCACTTATTCAGAAAGCAAAAAGAAGATCAAACTGAAAA GTCTTGCACATTGCTTACATGCACGAGAAAGGGAGATGTGAGCCTCAGAACAGTTCAGTTTCCTGATGCACGTGCTGATTCTTCAGATGACGCTGCTCCCAAAACTTGGAAAGCATGTGGTTCTGGTGAACTATTGGTTGGTAAAGTGGACGGGACTGAGAACTTCGGCTTGTTCGGAGG GAAACGTGTTGAAGTCAATATATGGGATCTTGAACAATGTACTAAGATCTGGAGCGCAAAATCT CCTCCCAAAGACAATCTCGGGATCTTCACGCCAACCTGGTTCACTTGTGCTGCATTCATGAGCAACGAAGATCACCGTAAATTTGTCACTGGAACCAAGTCTCACCAG GTTCGTCTTTATGATGTTTCTGCTCAACGTAGACCGGTCATGTCCTTTGATTTCCATGAGACTGCTATTACAGCAATCACCGAAGACCCAGACGGTCATACTGTCTATGTCGGGAATGCTTCTGCTGACCTCGCTGCCTTTGATATACGAACAG GAAAGCTGTTGGGAAGCTTTTTAGGAAAGTGTTCTGGAAGCATAAGATCAGTTGTTAGACATCCACATCATCAAGTGATAGCTTCTTGCG GGCTAGACCGATATCTACGGGTTTATGACGTGAAGACACGTCAACTCATCTCTGCG GTTTTCTTGAAGCAGCATCTTACAGGTCTCGTCTTTGACTCAGGCTTTAGTGGAGAAG AGATAGCCGTCGCAAACACGGTGGTTGAGGCTGAAACAGAAGAGACCATGGAGCAGGAAGGTCAAGAAGAAGAGAATGGTGATGAAACAGAGGAGGCTCCTGTGAAGAGAAAGAAGTCAAAGAAAGAGAAACGTAGTAGAGAAAAAGTCTCTGAGGGTGAAGAGATAGACAAGCTAAGAAGCAAGAAGACTAGTTTTCTAAGTTTTTTTCCAAAAACATTGCTTTTGTACTTGCTTTTCTAA
- the LOC106343829 gene encoding WD repeat-containing protein 74-like isoform X1, with product MPRVISNETLGCPPIRTLTFDSLGLIKVTEARGKERGTPTVVNTWGEMNASRCVLAASMDDRLNNPVKQKKLLAVARKDGNVEVLNPCNGDLHFAYSVFGDNEISGLHLFRKQKEDQTEKSCTLLTCTRKGDVSLRTVQFPDARADSSDDAAPKTWKACGSGELLVGKVDGTENFGLFGGKRVEVNIWDLEQCTKIWSAKSPPKDNLGIFTPTWFTCAAFMSNEDHRKFVTGTKSHQVRLYDVSAQRRPVMSFDFHETAITAITEDPDGHTVYVGNASADLAAFDIRTGKLLGSFLGKCSGSIRSVVRHPHHQVIASCGLDRYLRVYDVKTRQLISAVFLKQHLTGLVFDSGFSGEEIAVANTVVEAETEETMEQEGQEEENGDETEEAPVKRKKSKKEKRSREKVSEGEEIDKLRSKKTSFLSFFPKTLLLYLLF from the exons ATGCCTCGAGTCATCTCCAACGAGACCCTCGGCTGCCCTCCGATCCGTACTTTAACCTTTGATTCTCTCGGCTTAATCAAAG TGACTGAAGCTCGAGGTAAAGAGAGAGGCACCCCGACTGTAGTCAACACATGGGGGGAGATGAATGCTTCCAGATGCGTTCTTGCCGCTTCCATGGATGACCGTCTAAACAACCCGGTAAAACAAAAAAAG CTTTTGGCTGTGGCGAGAAAAGATGGCAAC GTTGAGGTTCTTAATCCTTGTAATGGTGATCTTCACTTTGCATACTCTGTGTTTGGTGATAACGAAATCTCCGGCCTGCACTTATTCAGAAAGCAAAAAGAAGATCAAACTGAAAA GTCTTGCACATTGCTTACATGCACGAGAAAGGGAGATGTGAGCCTCAGAACAGTTCAGTTTCCTGATGCACGTGCTGATTCTTCAGATGACGCTGCTCCCAAAACTTGGAAAGCATGTGGTTCTGGTGAACTATTGGTTGGTAAAGTGGACGGGACTGAGAACTTCGGCTTGTTCGGAGG GAAACGTGTTGAAGTCAATATATGGGATCTTGAACAATGTACTAAGATCTGGAGCGCAAAATCT CCTCCCAAAGACAATCTCGGGATCTTCACGCCAACCTGGTTCACTTGTGCTGCATTCATGAGCAACGAAGATCACCGTAAATTTGTCACTGGAACCAAGTCTCACCAG GTTCGTCTTTATGATGTTTCTGCTCAACGTAGACCGGTCATGTCCTTTGATTTCCATGAGACTGCTATTACAGCAATCACCGAAGACCCAGACGGTCATACTGTCTATGTCGGGAATGCTTCTGCTGACCTCGCTGCCTTTGATATACGAACAG GAAAGCTGTTGGGAAGCTTTTTAGGAAAGTGTTCTGGAAGCATAAGATCAGTTGTTAGACATCCACATCATCAAGTGATAGCTTCTTGCG GGCTAGACCGATATCTACGGGTTTATGACGTGAAGACACGTCAACTCATCTCTGCG GTTTTCTTGAAGCAGCATCTTACAGGTCTCGTCTTTGACTCAGGCTTTAGTGGAGAAG AGATAGCCGTCGCAAACACGGTGGTTGAGGCTGAAACAGAAGAGACCATGGAGCAGGAAGGTCAAGAAGAAGAGAATGGTGATGAAACAGAGGAGGCTCCTGTGAAGAGAAAGAAGTCAAAGAAAGAGAAACGTAGTAGAGAAAAAGTCTCTGAGGGTGAAGAGATAGACAAGCTAAGAAGCAAGAAGACTAGTTTTCTAAGTTTTTTTCCAAAAACATTGCTTTTGTACTTGCTTTTCTAA